One stretch of Streptomyces sp. NBC_00443 DNA includes these proteins:
- a CDS encoding L,D-transpeptidase — MSRKPSKGPVIGCTLLLIALGASAAGCSSDGNPLSAEPYDAADQIAFNGPAGDGKKADPDKPLEVTAEDSDGRITDVTARDAAGRYVAGELSADGTRWHSTSPLAANARYTVRVSTEDEDGAPGRKVLTFDTSKPTSKKHLTVTFGPKAGTYGVGQPVTAELSQPIKDRNQRAIVERALKVDSAPAVEGNWHWVDDKKLHYRPKEFWPANATLQARSNLEGIKVSDRLWGGKAKPLRITTGDQVIAVTDAASHQLTLYRNGEEVRSIPVTTGKPGFETRNGVKVVLGKEYFVRMRGTSIGIAEGSAESYDLPVYYATRVTWSGEYVHAAPWSVGSQGAANVSHGCTGMSTANAEWFFDNVREGDIVKVINSYGNTMEPFGNGFGDWNLEWKNWRDGSALVGGTPDGPSPSERARLRPQSV, encoded by the coding sequence ATGAGCAGAAAACCGAGCAAGGGCCCCGTCATAGGTTGCACGCTCCTGCTGATCGCGCTCGGCGCGAGCGCCGCCGGCTGCAGCAGCGACGGCAACCCGCTGTCCGCCGAGCCGTACGACGCGGCCGACCAGATCGCCTTCAACGGCCCCGCGGGCGACGGCAAGAAGGCCGACCCCGACAAGCCCCTGGAAGTCACCGCCGAGGACTCCGACGGCCGTATCACGGACGTCACCGCCAGGGACGCCGCAGGACGCTACGTCGCGGGCGAACTCTCCGCCGACGGCACCCGCTGGCACAGCACCTCTCCGCTCGCCGCCAACGCCCGCTACACGGTCCGCGTGAGCACCGAGGACGAGGACGGCGCCCCCGGCCGCAAGGTCCTCACCTTCGACACCAGCAAGCCGACTTCCAAGAAGCACCTGACGGTGACGTTCGGCCCCAAGGCCGGCACCTACGGCGTCGGCCAGCCCGTCACGGCGGAGCTGAGCCAGCCCATCAAGGACCGCAACCAGCGGGCGATAGTCGAGCGGGCCCTCAAGGTCGACTCCGCGCCCGCCGTCGAGGGCAACTGGCACTGGGTGGACGACAAGAAACTCCACTACCGTCCCAAGGAGTTCTGGCCCGCGAACGCCACCCTCCAGGCCCGTAGCAACCTGGAGGGCATCAAGGTCAGCGACCGTCTGTGGGGCGGCAAGGCCAAGCCGCTGCGCATCACCACGGGCGACCAGGTCATAGCCGTCACGGACGCCGCGTCCCACCAGCTGACGCTGTACCGCAACGGCGAGGAGGTCAGGTCCATACCGGTCACGACCGGCAAGCCCGGCTTCGAGACCCGCAACGGCGTCAAGGTCGTACTGGGCAAGGAGTACTTCGTACGCATGCGCGGCACGAGCATCGGCATAGCCGAAGGGTCCGCGGAGTCCTACGACCTACCGGTCTACTACGCCACCCGTGTGACCTGGAGCGGCGAATACGTCCACGCCGCCCCCTGGTCGGTCGGCTCCCAGGGCGCCGCCAACGTCAGCCACGGCTGCACCGGCATGAGCACCGCCAACGCCGAGTGGTTCTTCGACAACGTCCGCGAGGGCGACATCGTCAAGGTCATCAACTCGTACGGCAACACCATGGAACCGTTCGGCAACGGCTTCGGGGACTGGAACCTGGAGTGGAAGAACTGGCGCGACGGAAGCGCCCTGGTGGGCGGCACCCCGGACGGCCCCAGCCCGTCGGAACGGGCAAGGCTGAGGCCGCAGAGCGTCTGA
- the ctaE gene encoding aa3-type cytochrome oxidase subunit III, whose translation MSVVATATTVDKGHAHPSVNRPNLTSVGTIIWLSSELMFFAALFAMYFTLRSVTGPDFWHEKADALNFPFSATNTTILVLSSLTCQLGVFAAERGDVKKLRGWFIVTFIMGAIFVGGQVYEYTELVKHEGLSLSSDPYGSVFYLTTGFHGLHVTGGLIAFLLVLGRTYAAKRFTHEQATAAIVVSYYWHFVDVVWIGLFATIYMIK comes from the coding sequence ATGTCGGTCGTGGCGACAGCAACGACAGTAGACAAGGGTCACGCGCACCCGTCGGTCAACCGACCGAACCTCACCAGCGTCGGAACCATCATCTGGTTGAGTTCCGAGCTGATGTTCTTCGCGGCCCTCTTCGCGATGTACTTCACCCTGCGATCGGTGACCGGTCCGGACTTCTGGCATGAGAAGGCCGACGCCCTGAACTTCCCGTTCTCGGCGACGAACACCACGATCCTGGTGCTTTCCTCCCTCACCTGCCAGCTCGGCGTCTTCGCCGCCGAGCGCGGTGATGTGAAGAAGCTCCGGGGCTGGTTCATCGTCACCTTCATCATGGGTGCGATCTTCGTCGGCGGTCAGGTGTACGAGTACACCGAGCTGGTCAAGCACGAGGGCCTCTCGCTCTCGTCCGACCCGTACGGCTCGGTCTTCTACCTGACCACCGGCTTCCACGGCCTGCACGTGACGGGCGGTCTGATCGCCTTCCTGCTGGTCCTCGGCCGCACCTACGCGGCCAAGAGGTTCACGCACGAGCAGGCGACCGCCGCGATTGTCGTGTCCTACTACTGGCACTTCGTCGATGTCGTCTGGATCGGCCTTTTCGCCACGATCTACATGATCAAGTAG
- the qcrC gene encoding cytochrome bc1 complex diheme cytochrome c subunit, which translates to MKKLSARRRHPLAAVVVLLLALACTGGVYAVFAPAGKAQAEETAQSLTIEEGKKLYTVGCASCHGTGGQGTSDGPSLVGVGAASVDFQVATGRMPAATSQAAQIPAKKNIYSQAEIDQLAAYIASLGAGPTVPTEEQYGPEGADIGKGGELFRNNCAQCHNFTGKGGALTKGKFAPTLEDVDPKHIYEAMQTGPQNMPSFPDTTLSEQNKKDIIAYLHAVNSDETVNPGGLELGGLGPVSEGLFAWIFGLGALIAVAVWVAARTAKAKKS; encoded by the coding sequence GTGAAAAAGCTCTCCGCACGACGACGCCATCCGCTGGCGGCGGTCGTCGTCCTACTCCTCGCGCTGGCGTGCACGGGAGGGGTGTACGCCGTGTTCGCGCCCGCGGGCAAGGCACAGGCCGAGGAAACCGCTCAGTCCCTCACCATCGAGGAGGGCAAGAAGCTCTACACCGTCGGCTGCGCCAGCTGCCACGGAACCGGCGGTCAGGGCACCTCCGACGGTCCCAGCCTGGTGGGCGTCGGCGCCGCCTCCGTCGATTTCCAGGTCGCGACGGGCCGTATGCCGGCCGCCACCTCGCAGGCCGCCCAGATCCCGGCGAAGAAGAACATCTACTCGCAGGCCGAGATCGACCAGCTCGCGGCGTACATCGCCTCGCTGGGCGCCGGTCCGACCGTCCCGACCGAGGAGCAGTACGGCCCCGAGGGCGCGGACATCGGCAAGGGCGGCGAGCTCTTCCGTAACAACTGCGCCCAGTGCCACAATTTCACCGGCAAGGGCGGCGCGCTGACGAAGGGCAAGTTCGCCCCGACCCTCGAGGATGTCGACCCGAAGCACATCTACGAGGCCATGCAGACCGGCCCGCAGAACATGCCGTCGTTCCCCGACACCACGCTGTCGGAGCAGAACAAGAAGGACATCATCGCGTACCTGCACGCGGTCAACAGCGACGAGACGGTCAACCCGGGTGGTCTGGAGCTGGGCGGCCTCGGGCCGGTCAGTGAGGGCCTCTTCGCCTGGATCTTCGGGCTCGGTGCACTGATCGCGGTCGCCGTCTGGGTCGCCGCTCGGACCGCAAAGGCCAAGAAGTCATGA
- the qcrA gene encoding cytochrome bc1 complex Rieske iron-sulfur subunit: MSSQDIPEENLPAEQDAHVAVADEKNPFADPGLPPHEHRIQDIDERAARRSERTVAMLFTVSMLATVGFIASYVAIPHDKSIFVFPIGHLNALNFALGLTLGGALFCIGAGAVHWARTLMSDVEVADERHPIAAEPEVKAKVMADFKQGAKESALGRRKLIRNTMFGALALFPLSGVVLLRDLGPLPGTKLRHTLWSKGKLLVNMNTDEPLRPSDVAVGSLTFAKPEGLEEHDHDFQNEIAKAALMIVRIQPADIKDKRELEWSHEGIVAYSKICTHVGCPISLYEQQTHHVLCPCHQSTFDLADGARVIFGPAGHALPQLRIGVNDEGYLEALGDFEEPVGPAFWERG; the protein is encoded by the coding sequence ATGAGTAGCCAAGACATTCCAGAAGAGAACCTGCCCGCTGAGCAGGACGCCCACGTCGCGGTAGCGGACGAGAAGAACCCCTTCGCCGACCCCGGCCTGCCGCCCCACGAGCACCGGATCCAGGACATCGACGAGCGGGCCGCCCGGCGGTCCGAGCGCACGGTGGCCATGCTGTTCACGGTGTCGATGCTGGCCACCGTCGGCTTCATCGCCTCGTACGTCGCGATCCCGCACGACAAGTCGATCTTCGTCTTCCCGATCGGTCACCTCAACGCGCTGAACTTCGCGCTGGGTCTGACCCTCGGCGGGGCGCTGTTCTGCATCGGCGCGGGGGCGGTCCACTGGGCCCGCACCCTGATGTCCGACGTGGAGGTCGCCGACGAGCGGCACCCGATCGCGGCCGAGCCCGAGGTCAAGGCCAAGGTCATGGCCGACTTCAAGCAGGGCGCCAAGGAGTCCGCGCTGGGTCGCCGCAAGCTGATCCGCAACACGATGTTCGGAGCGCTGGCCCTGTTCCCGCTCTCCGGCGTCGTCCTGCTGCGTGACCTCGGCCCGCTGCCCGGGACCAAGCTGCGCCACACGCTGTGGTCCAAGGGCAAGCTGCTCGTCAACATGAACACCGACGAGCCGCTGCGCCCCTCGGACGTCGCGGTCGGCTCCCTCACCTTCGCCAAGCCGGAGGGCCTGGAGGAGCACGACCACGACTTCCAGAACGAGATCGCCAAGGCCGCCCTGATGATCGTGCGGATCCAGCCCGCCGACATCAAGGACAAGCGCGAGCTCGAGTGGTCGCACGAGGGCATCGTCGCGTACTCGAAGATCTGCACCCACGTCGGTTGCCCGATCTCCCTGTACGAGCAGCAGACGCACCACGTGCTCTGCCCCTGCCACCAGTCCACCTTCGACCTCGCCGACGGTGCCCGAGTGATCTTCGGCCCGGCCGGGCACGCCCTGCCGCAGCTGCGCATCGGCGTGAACGACGAGGGCTACCTCGAGGCGCTCGGCGACTTCGAAGAGCCCGTCGGTCCTGCATTCTGGGAGCGCGGATGA
- the qcrB gene encoding cytochrome bc1 complex cytochrome b subunit — MSTTETTESRSRGKAPAGERVADWADGRLGIYSLAKANMRKIFPDHWSFMLGEVCLYSFIIIILTGVYLTLFFHPSMNEVEYHGSYVPLQGQLMSEAFSSTLHISFDVRGGLLIRQIHHWAALIFLAGMFVHMMRVFFTGAYRKPREINWLFGFLLFVLGMFTGFTGYSLPDDLLSGTGVRFTQGAILSMPIVGTYISFFLFGGEFPGVDFVARFYSIHILLLPGIMLGLVVGHLILVFYHKHTQFAGPGKSNKNVVGMPLLPVYMAKAGGFFFLVFGVIAVISAVAQINPVWAIGPYRPDVVSTGAQPDWYMGFAEGLVRYMPGWEVNFWGHTLVLGVFIPLVLFGLVLMAIAVYPFIESWVTGDKREHHILDRPRNAPTRTAFGVAWVTVYMIGLVGGGNDLWATHFHLSINAVTWFVRIGFFAGPVLAFIITRRICLGLQRRDKDKVLHGRESGIIKRLPHGEFIEVHEPLSQDALHTLTAHEQYKPLEIGPTVDENGVERKVKGSEKLRAKLSKSYFGEDGQIPKPTVDEYKEITSGHGHH; from the coding sequence ATGAGCACGACAGAGACCACGGAGTCCCGCTCGCGCGGGAAGGCACCGGCCGGCGAGCGCGTTGCCGACTGGGCCGACGGCCGACTGGGGATCTACTCCCTCGCCAAGGCCAACATGCGCAAGATCTTCCCCGACCACTGGTCGTTCATGTTGGGCGAGGTCTGCCTCTACAGCTTCATCATCATCATCCTCACGGGTGTGTATCTGACGCTGTTCTTCCACCCGTCGATGAACGAGGTGGAGTACCACGGCAGTTACGTCCCGCTGCAGGGACAGCTCATGTCGGAGGCGTTCAGCTCGACGCTGCACATCTCCTTCGACGTGCGCGGTGGTCTGCTCATCCGGCAGATCCACCACTGGGCCGCGCTGATCTTCCTGGCCGGCATGTTCGTGCACATGATGCGCGTGTTCTTCACGGGCGCGTACCGCAAGCCCCGTGAGATCAACTGGCTGTTCGGCTTCCTGCTGTTCGTCCTGGGCATGTTCACCGGTTTCACCGGCTACTCGCTCCCGGACGACCTGCTCTCCGGCACCGGTGTGCGCTTCACCCAGGGCGCGATCCTGTCCATGCCGATCGTCGGCACGTACATCTCGTTCTTCCTCTTCGGCGGCGAGTTCCCGGGCGTCGACTTCGTGGCCCGGTTCTACTCGATCCACATCCTGCTGCTGCCGGGCATCATGCTCGGCCTGGTGGTCGGCCACCTGATCCTGGTCTTCTACCACAAGCACACGCAGTTCGCGGGCCCCGGAAAGTCCAACAAGAACGTCGTCGGCATGCCGCTGCTGCCGGTCTACATGGCCAAGGCCGGAGGCTTCTTCTTCCTGGTCTTCGGTGTCATCGCGGTCATCTCGGCGGTCGCGCAGATCAACCCGGTCTGGGCCATTGGCCCCTACCGTCCGGACGTGGTGTCCACCGGCGCCCAGCCCGACTGGTACATGGGCTTCGCCGAGGGTCTGGTCCGCTACATGCCGGGCTGGGAGGTCAACTTCTGGGGTCACACGCTGGTTCTCGGCGTGTTCATCCCGCTGGTGCTCTTCGGTCTGGTCCTGATGGCGATCGCGGTCTACCCGTTCATCGAGTCCTGGGTCACCGGCGACAAGCGCGAGCACCACATCCTGGACCGCCCGCGCAACGCCCCGACGCGTACCGCGTTCGGCGTCGCCTGGGTCACGGTGTACATGATCGGCCTGGTCGGCGGTGGCAACGACCTGTGGGCCACCCACTTCCACCTGTCGATCAACGCGGTCACCTGGTTCGTCCGGATCGGCTTCTTCGCCGGACCGGTCCTCGCGTTCATCATCACCAGGCGGATCTGCCTCGGCCTGCAGCGCCGGGACAAGGACAAGGTGCTGCACGGCCGCGAGTCGGGCATCATCAAGCGCCTGCCGCACGGTGAGTTCATCGAGGTGCACGAGCCGCTCAGCCAGGACGCGCTGCACACCCTCACCGCGCACGAGCAGTACAAGCCGCTCGAGATCGGCCCGACGGTCGACGAGAACGGCGTCGAGCGCAAGGTGAAGGGCTCCGAGAAGCTGCGCGCCAAGCTCAGCAAGTCGTACTTCGGCGAGGACGGCCAGATCCCCAAGCCGACCGTCGACGAGTACAAGGAGATCACCAGCGGCCACGGCCACCACTGA
- the trpD gene encoding anthranilate phosphoribosyltransferase — translation MSAVTPAGGDTAAARSWPLLLNGLLNGQDLAADDTAWAMDLIMRGEATDAQIAGFVVALRAKGETVEEITGLVRTMYAHANVIEVPGQTVDIVGTGGDGAKTVNISTMSAIVIAGTGAKVVKHGNRAASSASGASDVLEKLGVNLELPVGRVAAVAEEAGITFCFAVKFHPALRHVAAARGQLGIRTTFNVLGPLTNPAKVKAQAVGVADPRMAPIVAGVFAERGNSSLVFRGDDGLDELTTTATSRVWVVRDGKVTEEAFDPRDVGIELVPVEALRGADASYNADVALRMLNGETGPVRDAVLLNAAAALVALNPTGAPLTEQIRAGMAKAAESIDSGAAKRTLDRWVAASNA, via the coding sequence ATGAGCGCTGTGACCCCCGCCGGAGGCGACACCGCGGCGGCCCGCTCCTGGCCCCTGCTGCTGAACGGCCTGCTGAACGGTCAGGACCTTGCTGCCGACGACACCGCGTGGGCGATGGACCTGATCATGCGCGGCGAGGCGACGGACGCGCAGATCGCCGGATTCGTTGTGGCACTGCGCGCCAAGGGCGAGACGGTGGAGGAGATCACCGGGCTCGTGCGGACGATGTACGCGCACGCGAACGTGATCGAGGTGCCGGGGCAGACCGTCGACATCGTCGGCACGGGTGGCGACGGCGCGAAGACCGTCAACATCTCCACGATGTCGGCGATCGTCATCGCCGGCACGGGTGCGAAGGTCGTCAAGCACGGCAACCGGGCGGCGTCGTCGGCGTCGGGTGCCTCGGACGTGCTGGAGAAGCTCGGCGTCAATCTGGAACTGCCGGTCGGGCGGGTGGCCGCGGTCGCCGAGGAGGCCGGGATCACCTTCTGCTTCGCGGTGAAGTTCCATCCCGCGCTGCGGCATGTGGCGGCGGCCCGTGGCCAGTTGGGCATCCGGACGACCTTCAACGTGCTCGGTCCGCTGACGAACCCGGCGAAGGTGAAGGCCCAGGCGGTCGGCGTGGCGGACCCGCGCATGGCACCGATCGTCGCGGGCGTCTTCGCCGAGCGCGGCAACTCCTCGCTGGTGTTCCGCGGCGACGACGGCCTCGACGAGCTCACCACCACGGCCACCTCCCGGGTCTGGGTCGTGCGCGACGGCAAGGTGACCGAGGAGGCCTTCGACCCGCGTGACGTCGGGATCGAGCTGGTTCCGGTGGAGGCTCTGCGGGGCGCGGACGCCTCGTACAACGCCGATGTGGCGCTGCGCATGCTGAACGGGGAGACGGGTCCCGTACGGGACGCCGTACTGCTCAACGCGGCTGCCGCCCTGGTGGCGCTGAACCCGACCGGCGCCCCGCTCACCGAGCAGATCCGCGCCGGGATGGCGAAGGCGGCGGAGTCGATCGACTCGGGCGCGGCGAAGCGGACGCTGGACCGCTGGGTGGCGGCCAGCAACGCCTGA
- a CDS encoding aminotransferase class V-fold PLP-dependent enzyme: protein MSVSIAAADQSVCASLPVLGRDVTVPLVTGGEVTYAALDYAASAPALQRVWDDVAAYAPYYGSVHRGAGYLSQLSTDLFENARRTVTEFLDCRPDDQLIFTRSTTDSLNLLAAALPADCQVFVFETEHHASLLPWRDARVTYLDAPRTPRQAVETLERALTDRDPYGPALVCVTGASNVTGELWPVRELAAAAHAHGARIVLDAAQLAPHHPVSVRDLDVDWVAFSGHKLYAPFGSGVLAGRSDWLRAAEPYLAGGGASRKVSRRGDGGVDVEWHESAARHEAGSPNVIGAYSIASACKALTEAGFDTLVAREQYLIEKVRAGLAEVPEVRILSLFGDDAPRVGVLSFVVDGWNSSHFAAALSAEYGIGVRDGLFCAHPLVRTLLGSDPQTQGECGAPEAAPGEKSLNAIRVSFGAGTPDEHVERFVNAVQELVTDGARWNYRTEDGRCVPDTSA from the coding sequence ATGTCTGTCTCCATCGCTGCCGCCGACCAGTCCGTTTGTGCCTCCCTGCCCGTTCTGGGCCGTGATGTCACTGTCCCGCTCGTCACCGGCGGCGAGGTCACCTACGCCGCGCTCGACTACGCCGCCAGCGCCCCCGCCCTCCAGCGCGTCTGGGACGACGTCGCCGCCTACGCGCCGTACTACGGCAGCGTCCACCGCGGAGCCGGCTACCTCTCCCAGCTCTCCACCGACCTGTTCGAGAACGCCCGCAGGACGGTCACCGAGTTCCTCGACTGCCGTCCCGACGACCAGCTGATCTTCACCCGGTCCACCACCGACTCGCTGAACCTCCTCGCCGCCGCCCTGCCGGCCGACTGCCAGGTCTTCGTCTTCGAGACCGAGCATCACGCCTCCCTGCTGCCGTGGCGCGACGCCCGCGTGACCTATCTCGACGCGCCCCGCACCCCCCGCCAGGCCGTCGAGACCCTGGAGCGCGCCCTCACCGACCGTGACCCGTACGGTCCGGCCCTGGTCTGCGTCACCGGCGCCTCGAACGTCACGGGTGAGCTGTGGCCCGTACGGGAGCTCGCGGCCGCCGCCCACGCGCACGGCGCCCGCATCGTGCTCGACGCCGCCCAGCTGGCCCCGCACCACCCCGTGAGCGTGCGTGACCTGGACGTCGACTGGGTCGCCTTCTCCGGCCACAAGCTGTACGCCCCGTTCGGCTCCGGCGTCCTGGCCGGACGCTCCGACTGGCTGCGCGCGGCGGAGCCGTACCTCGCGGGCGGCGGTGCCTCGCGGAAGGTGTCCAGGCGCGGGGACGGGGGCGTCGACGTGGAGTGGCACGAGAGCGCCGCCCGCCACGAGGCCGGCTCCCCTAACGTCATCGGCGCCTACTCCATCGCCTCCGCCTGCAAGGCGCTGACGGAGGCCGGCTTCGACACCCTTGTCGCGCGTGAGCAGTACCTGATCGAGAAGGTCCGCGCGGGCCTCGCCGAGGTCCCCGAGGTCCGGATCCTCTCCCTCTTCGGCGACGACGCCCCGCGCGTCGGCGTCCTCTCCTTCGTCGTCGACGGCTGGAACAGCTCCCACTTCGCCGCCGCCCTCTCCGCCGAGTACGGCATCGGGGTGCGGGACGGGCTGTTCTGCGCCCACCCCCTGGTCCGCACCCTGCTGGGCAGCGACCCGCAGACGCAGGGCGAGTGCGGGGCCCCGGAGGCGGCGCCCGGCGAGAAGTCCCTGAACGCCATCCGGGTGAGCTTCGGGGCCGGTACGCCGGACGAGCACGTCGAGCGGTTCGTGAACGCCGTGCAGGAGCTCGTCACGGACGGCGCCCGGTGGAACTACCGCACGGAGGACGGGCGTTGCGTCCCGGACACCTCCGCGTGA
- a CDS encoding glycerate kinase gives MLTRVVVAPSGFKESLSAQAAADAIADGVRRVLPDVVIDLIPLVDGGEGTATALAAATGGRLVALPATGPVGEPLGTHFALLGSRDTAVVEMAAVAGLSLVPRALRDPGATTTYGVGELIRAALDTGVRRILVGCGDSGTSDGGAGALQALGARLLDADGFELPRGGSELTRLARVDPSGLDPRLRDVELLVACNPYNVLCGERGVARVFGPQKGATPAQVEHLSAGLENWADVLTRDLGAVGTDLHHGPGTGASGGLGAGLAALGARLLPRFDVLLDHLDLDARLARADLVVTAEGALDHQTPRGKVPAEVARRAKLYGRPVLALAGTLGEGAHDVPGVDAFSGILPAPMALAEALVRASELLTDATERALRMILLGARLPAHAEVSGTQRPSSVR, from the coding sequence ATGCTGACCCGAGTCGTCGTAGCCCCCAGTGGCTTCAAAGAGTCCCTGTCCGCCCAGGCCGCCGCCGATGCCATCGCGGACGGCGTGCGGCGGGTCCTGCCGGACGTCGTGATCGACCTGATCCCGCTGGTGGACGGCGGCGAGGGCACCGCCACCGCGCTGGCCGCCGCGACCGGCGGGCGGCTCGTCGCCCTGCCCGCCACGGGACCGGTCGGCGAACCGCTCGGCACGCACTTCGCCCTGCTCGGCTCCCGGGACACCGCGGTCGTCGAGATGGCCGCCGTGGCCGGGCTGTCCCTCGTCCCGCGCGCCCTGCGCGACCCGGGCGCCACGACCACCTACGGCGTCGGCGAGCTGATCCGCGCCGCGCTCGACACCGGCGTACGGCGCATCCTGGTCGGCTGCGGCGACTCGGGCACGTCCGACGGGGGCGCCGGCGCCCTCCAGGCCCTCGGCGCCCGGCTGCTGGACGCCGACGGCTTCGAACTCCCCCGCGGCGGCAGTGAGTTGACGCGGCTCGCCCGGGTCGACCCGTCCGGCCTCGACCCGCGTCTGCGGGACGTCGAGCTGCTGGTCGCCTGCAACCCGTACAACGTGCTGTGCGGCGAGCGCGGCGTGGCCCGCGTCTTCGGTCCGCAGAAGGGGGCGACACCCGCACAGGTCGAGCATCTGTCGGCCGGTCTGGAGAACTGGGCGGACGTCCTCACCCGCGACCTGGGGGCCGTGGGCACCGACCTGCACCACGGCCCCGGCACCGGAGCGTCCGGCGGCCTGGGCGCGGGCCTCGCCGCCCTCGGCGCCAGGCTGCTTCCCCGCTTCGACGTGCTCCTCGACCACCTCGATCTCGACGCCCGCCTCGCCCGCGCCGACCTGGTCGTCACCGCGGAGGGCGCCCTCGACCACCAGACGCCCCGCGGCAAGGTCCCGGCCGAGGTGGCCCGCCGCGCCAAGCTGTACGGCCGCCCGGTGCTCGCGCTGGCGGGCACACTCGGCGAGGGCGCGCACGACGTGCCGGGCGTGGACGCGTTCAGCGGCATCCTGCCGGCCCCGATGGCCCTGGCCGAGGCCCTGGTGCGGGCCTCCGAACTCCTCACGGACGCCACCGAACGCGCCCTGCGGATGATCCTGCTGGGCGCCCGGCTACCGGCTCACGCGGAGGTGTCCGGGACGCAACGCCCGTCCTCCGTGCGGTAG
- a CDS encoding SLC13 family permease, giving the protein MNLRLGVGLCVALSLCALLAVPGNFAGLGADARLTLAVFALATCAWIATPVDDTYIALGAGLALTVTGVISSDALFGTLGDSTVWLLICAFVLAAAVTRTGLAGRAAAFLVGGARTVRQLVHLTTAALVVTAFAVPATSGRAALALPVFLALARALEDRRRLVVMLALLFPTVILLSAVATLIGAGAHLITVSVLWQATGERIGFTEWLLLGLPLAVASSHLAAEAVLLTTTRRADRKEPVRITPEQIQEHSDDPVTGPWSQAEKRCALLLGTVVMLWCSEPLHRVPPAVVALIGAVVAASPALGTVHLKDALKTVPWSLLLFMAATMAMGVALADSGAAKWLVAELPTGVSPLLFLAVVIAISTAAHLILQSRSARSSVLVPLVVAAAVGAGVNPVAAALASTAAAGFCHTLPASAKPVTLFSDLPGTPTYTPRDLLRLSAVLAPLTAALVLLFAVTVWPLLGVPL; this is encoded by the coding sequence CTGAACCTCCGACTGGGCGTCGGCCTCTGCGTCGCGCTCTCCCTCTGCGCGCTGCTCGCCGTGCCCGGCAACTTCGCCGGACTCGGCGCCGACGCCCGCCTCACCCTCGCCGTGTTCGCCCTGGCGACCTGCGCCTGGATCGCCACCCCGGTCGACGACACATACATCGCGCTGGGCGCCGGACTCGCGCTCACGGTCACCGGAGTGATCAGCAGCGACGCCCTCTTCGGCACCCTCGGCGACTCGACGGTGTGGCTGCTGATCTGCGCCTTCGTGCTGGCGGCCGCGGTGACCCGGACGGGGCTCGCGGGACGGGCGGCGGCGTTCCTGGTCGGCGGGGCGCGCACCGTCCGGCAGCTCGTGCACCTGACCACGGCCGCCCTGGTCGTCACGGCGTTCGCGGTGCCGGCCACGTCCGGCCGGGCCGCCCTCGCGCTGCCGGTGTTCCTGGCGCTCGCCAGGGCACTGGAGGACCGGCGGCGGCTGGTCGTGATGCTGGCGCTGCTGTTCCCGACCGTGATCCTGCTGTCGGCGGTGGCGACCCTGATCGGCGCCGGCGCGCACCTCATCACCGTGTCGGTGCTGTGGCAGGCCACCGGCGAGCGGATCGGCTTCACCGAGTGGCTGCTGCTCGGCCTGCCGCTGGCCGTGGCGTCGTCCCACCTGGCCGCCGAAGCCGTACTCCTGACGACGACTCGACGCGCGGACCGCAAGGAGCCCGTGCGCATCACCCCCGAGCAGATCCAGGAGCACAGCGACGACCCGGTCACCGGCCCCTGGTCACAGGCCGAGAAGCGGTGCGCGCTGCTGCTGGGCACCGTCGTGATGCTGTGGTGCAGCGAGCCGCTGCACCGGGTGCCGCCGGCGGTCGTCGCGCTGATCGGCGCGGTGGTGGCGGCCTCGCCGGCCCTCGGCACCGTGCACCTGAAGGACGCGCTGAAGACGGTCCCCTGGTCACTGCTGCTGTTCATGGCCGCGACCATGGCGATGGGCGTCGCGCTCGCCGACTCCGGGGCGGCGAAGTGGCTGGTGGCCGAGCTCCCCACGGGCGTCAGCCCGCTGCTGTTCCTGGCCGTGGTGATCGCGATCAGCACGGCGGCCCACCTGATCCTCCAGTCCCGCTCGGCCCGCTCCTCGGTCCTGGTCCCGCTGGTGGTCGCGGCCGCCGTGGGCGCGGGCGTGAACCCGGTCGCCGCCGCGCTCGCGTCCACCGCGGCGGCGGGCTTCTGCCACACGCTCCCGGCGTCCGCCAAGCCGGTCACGCTCTTCTCCGACCTTCCCGGGACGCCCACGTACACCCCGCGCGACCTGCTGCGCCTGTCCGCCGTCCTGGCCCCGCTGACGGCTGCCCTCGTCCTGCTGTTCGCGGTCACGGTATGGCCGCTGCTGGGCGTTCCACTGTGA